A region from the Brassica napus cultivar Da-Ae chromosome C8, Da-Ae, whole genome shotgun sequence genome encodes:
- the LOC125591718 gene encoding polyadenylate-binding protein, cytoplasmic and nuclear-like — MHCKDHKIWYEDYMKEKDVAAAVDETREEIALRDKTVFVANLSLAIGKSHIVNFFKDVGQVVSVRLIVDQKGERVGCGFVEFASAYEATMAVQEKNGPKLFVSVAEIARQYPFRPKYNLEDRLWYEYNLLQENLDSEIKFNQENQKTVFSGRKTTLSDVN, encoded by the coding sequence ATGCATTGTAAAGATCACAAGATTTGGTATGAAGACTACATGAAAGAAAAAGATGTGGCTGCTGCAGTTGATGAAACTCGTGAGGAAATTGCCTTGAGAGATAAGACCGTCTTTGTTGCCAATCTCTCTCTCGCCATTGGAAAATCACATATCGTCAATTTCTTCAAAGATGTTGGACAAGTTGTTAGTGTTCGACTTATTGTAGACCAAAAGGGTGAGCGTGTGGGCTGTggctttgttgagtttgcttctGCGTACGAAGCAACAATGGCTGTGCAAGAGAAGAATGGTCCTAAGCTTTTTGTTAGCGTGGCTGAGATAGCTCGTCAGTACCCTTTCCGACCTAAGTACAACCTTGAAGATAGGCTTTGGTACGAATACAACCTTCTACAAGAAAACCTTGATTCAGAGATCAAATTTAACCAGGAAAATCAGAAGACAGTATTCAGCGGTCGGAAGACAACCTTATCTGATGTCAATTGA
- the LOC106387633 gene encoding uncharacterized protein LOC106387633: protein MNTESKGRAWYGKIYRKLETILVEVDSLAAQGKVSSSSSDPPGLDDEPEKLKEDHRLRTEQDDCDQKATTSGCRKDPKSSQVCNDDDAFVFPPGNCTGDSNLAAPAHDKVTNMKSFSSNSMMVNQDEFFIEDFDEAPLDTIDLYDMTFREDPSDFDDNLLYATRDRSRQLRSFKGKIMDALTSKRRREKEYEQLAIWFGDAEMGCDAMNAKKNETSSLNTKSSESNVPFASEDSEWELL, encoded by the exons ATGAATACAGAATCCAAAGGAAGAGCTTGGTATGGTAAAATCTACCGTAAGCTTGAAACCATTCTTGTGGAGGTTGACAGTTTGGCTGCTCAg GGTAAGGTTTCTTCGAGTTCAAGTGATCCTCCAGGATTGGATGATGAACCAGAGAAACTTAAAGAGGATCATCGTTTGCGTACAGAGCAGGATGATTGTGATCAGAAAGCAACCACTTCCGGTTGCCGCAAAGATCCAAAGTCTTCTCAAGTTtgtaatgatgatgatgctttTGTATTTCCTCCTGGGAATTGTACGGGTGATTCAAATCTAGCTGCACCTGCTCATGACAAAGTGACAAACATGAAATCCTTTAGCAGCAACTCTATGATGG TTAATCAAGATGAGTTCTTCATTGAAGACTTTGATGAGGCTCCGTTGGATACTATTGATTTGTACGACATGACATTTCGAGAAGACCCTTCAGATTTTGACGACAATTTGCTGTATGCAACTCGTGACAGGAGCAGGCAACTCAGATCATTCAAG GGAAAGATAATGGATGCTTTAACTtcgaaaagaagaagagagaaggagtATGAGCAGCTTGCAATATGGTTCGGAGATGCAGAAATGGGTTGTGATGCGATGAACGCCAAGAAAAATGAGACATCATCTCTAAACACCAAA
- the LOC106387632 gene encoding cleavage stimulation factor subunit 77-like, producing MADKYNVEEAEALAKRALHLPITQATPIYEQLLSLYPTSARFWKQYVETQMAVNNDDATKQIFSRCLLTCLQVPLWQCYIRFIRKVYDKKGAEGQEETTKAFEFTLNYIGTDIASGPIWTEYITFLKSLPALNPHEDMQRKIALRKVYQRAILTPTHHVEQLWKEYENFENSVNRQLAKGLVNDYQPKFNSARAVYRERKKYIEDIDWNMLAVPPTGSSKEEVQWVAWKKFLTFEKGNPQRIDTALSTKRIIYVYEQCLMCLYHYPDVWYDYAEWHIKSGSTDAAIKVFQRALKAIPDSEMLKYAYAELEEARGAIQSAKNLYESILGVSTNSLAQIQFLRFLRRAEGVESARKYFLEARKSPSCTYHVYIAFATMAFCLDKDPKAAHNIFEEGLKRYMTEPVYILEYADFLTRLNDDRNIRALFERALSTLPTEESAEVWNRFVQFEQTYGDLASILKVEQRRKEALFGKGEEGSPALDSSLQDVVSRYSYMDLWPCTSNELDHLSRQELLVKNMNKKVEKTNQPHGSATIGSVASSSKVVYPDTAQMVVYDPAKKSGIEFSSSVKPVAASASNIFQSNVTATATHVSANTFDEIPKTTPPALLAFLANLPHVDGPTPNVDVVLSICLQSDLPTGQTAKQSFTAKGNVPSQNDPSGPNRGGSQRLPRDRRATKRKGSDRQEDDDTASIQSQPLPTDVFRLRQMRKARGISTSSQTPTGSASYGSAYSGELSGSTG from the exons ATGGCTGATAAGTACAACGTCGAGGAAGCAGAGGCTTTAGCCAAGAGAGCCTTG CACTTACCAATTACACAGGCGACGCCGATCTACGAGCAGCTTTTGTCACTGTATCCTACTTCT GCGAGGTTTTGGAAGCAGTATGTGGAAACACAAATGGCTGTGAACAATGATGACGCTACCAAACAGATATTTAGTCGTTGCTTGTTGACCTGTCTTCAAGTTCCCCTTTG GCAATGTTACATTCGGTTCATCAGAAAGGTCTATGATAAGAAGGGAGCAGAGGGTCAAGAGGAGACCACAAAGGCTTTCGAGTTTACgcttaattatattg GGACAGACATAGCATCTGGGCCTATATGGACCGAGTACATTACCTTTCTAAAATCTCTTCCG GCTCTTAACCCCCACGAAGATATGCAACGGAAGATTGCTCTCAGAAAAGTTTATCAGAGAGCTATATTAACTCCTACTCACCACGTTGAGCAACTTTGGAAAGAATATGAGAACTTTGAGAATTCTGTTAACCGGCAGTTG GCCAAGGGACTTGTAAATGACTATCAACCAAAGTTTAACAGTGCCAGAGCTGTCTATAGGGAGCGCAAGAAGTACATTGAAGACATTGATTGGAACATGCTTGCTGTACCACCAACAGGATCTTCCAAG GAAGAAGTGCAATGGGTGGCCTGGAAGAAGTTTTTAACCTTTGAGAA AGGAAACCCTCAAAGGATTGACACGGCCTTGTCAACTAAGCggattatatatgtttatgaaCAG TGTCTGATGTGTTTATACCACTATCCCGATGTGTGGTATGACTATGCTGAGTGGCACATAAAATCTGGTTCCACAGATGCTGCAATCAAAGTATTTCAGCGAGCTCTTAAAGCCATTCCTG ATTCGGAAATGTTGAAATATGCTTATGCTGAGTTGGAGGAAGCTCGTGGAGCTATTCAG TCAGCAAAGAATTTATATGAAAGCATTTTGGGGGTTAGCACAAACTCTTTGGCACAAATACAA TTCCTTCGTTTTCTCAGGAGGGCAGAGGGTGTTGAATCTGCTCGCAAGTACTTTCTAGAAGCTAGAAAATCTCCTAGCTGTACATATCATGTGTATATTGCTTTTGCTACAATGGCCTTTTGTCTTGACAAGGATCCAAAG GCTGCTCATAATATCTTCGAGGAGGGATTGAAACGCTATATGACTGAACCCGTTTACATCCTTGA GTATGCAGATTTCTTGACTAGACTGAATGATGATAGAAATATCAGAGCTCTATTTGAACGGGCTTTAAGCACACTACCCACTGAAGAATCTGCTGAG GTCTGGAATAGATTCGTTCAGTTTGAACAAACATATGGAGATCTTGCTAGTATTCTAAAG GTTGAGCAGAGGAGGAAAGAAGCACTATTTGGAAAAGGGGAAGAGGGATCTCCTGCTCTAGATAGTTCACTTCAAGATGTTGTTTCTCGGTACAGTTACATGGATCTTTGGCCATGCACTTCGAATGAGCTTGATCATTTATCCAGACAAGAG TTGCTTGTGAAAAATATGAATAAGAAAGTAGAGAAGACAAACCAACCTCATGGATCTGCAACTATAG GTAGTGTAGCTTCTTCGTCAAAGGTTGTTTATCCAGATACAGCTCAGATGGTCGTCTATgacccagcaaagaaatcaggAATTGAGTTTTCTAGTTCTGTAAAACCAGTGGCGGCTTCTGCTTCGAACATCTTTCAAAGTAATGTGACAGCAACTGCAACTCATGTCTCAGCCAACACATTTGATGAAATACCAAAGACTACTCCACCTGCATTGTTAGCTTTTTTAGCTAACTTGCCTCATGTTGACG GCCCAACACCCAATGTGGATGTTGTTCTCTCAATATGTTTGCAGAGTGACTTACCAACAGGTCAAACTGCCAAGCAGAGTTTTACTGCTAAAGGCAACGTTCCAAGTCAAAATGATCCCTCAGGTCCAAACCGAGGTGGATCTCAGAGATTGCCAAGAGACAGAAGAGCTACAAAGAGAAAAGGTTCAGATA GGCAAGAAGACGATGATACTGCCTCCATACAAAGCCAGCCTCTACCTACAGATGTATTCAGACTAAGGCAAATGCGTAAGGCTCGGGGGATCTCAACATCATCACAAACACCAACTGGTTCCGCATCGTATGGTAGTGCCTACTCCGGTGAGCTATCTGGTAGCACCGGATAA